CGCCGTCGAGGCGGCCGTCGAGGAGGCCATCGACGAGATGGGCGAGATCAACATCGTCATCAACAACGCCAGCGCGATCCAGATGGCCAACGTGGAGTCGATGCCGGCGAACCGCTACGACCTGATGAACGAGGTCAACGTGCGTGGCACGTACCTCGTCTCGCGAGCGTTCATCGACCACCTGAAGGGCGTCGAGGAGGACGCCTGGATCCTGACGAACGCGCCGCCGGTGAAGGTGGACCGGTCGCCGGGCAAGGCCGCCTACTCGTGGTCGAAGATGGGGATGTCCTTCATCACGCTCTCGCTGGCCCGGGAACTCGGCAGCGAGGACATCGGCTGTAACTCCTTCTGGCCCGTCACGGCCATCGACACCCGGGCGACCCGCTACTTCGGGATGGGCACCGAGGACGACTGGCGCACCCCGCAGATCGTCGCCGACACCGTCCTCGAGATCCTCTCGCGCGACCCCGCCGAATTCACCGGCGAGGCGGTCTACGACGAGGACCTGCTCCGTGAGGCCGGCGTCACCGACTTCTCCGGGTACAACCTGACCGAGGGTGACCCGGCACCGCTGTCGGCGCAGATGTTCGATCCCGACTACGAACGGTCGGCCTGAGACGTCGCGACGGTGGCAGTCGGCCGACGCTGACGGGGGCGGACGGGGACGCTCACCGGCCGCGATATGTGGGATTAAGTACGTCGGTTGCACAGGTACACGCAATGGTCGATCCGACATCGGACATCGGCGACGACGTATCGGCGGACGACGCGCCCGTCTGTGAGACGTGTGGGGAGGCCGTCGTGGACGAACCGAACCACCGGGTGATCACCTGGATCGAGGACGATGGGGTGCAGTCGGCGCACTTCTGCGACGATCGGTGTCGACAGGACTGGGACGGCGAGTAACGGACTTCTCTCTCTCTGGGGGTGGCTCGGCCCGACGCTTTTCGCCGGCGGGACGCTCGCAAAAACAGTGCTCGACGACGCGAACGCGGATTACTCGAATTCGCCGTCCGGAACGTCCGTTTCGGGCTGACTGGCCATCTCCAGTCGGTGGTGGGGGAGGAAGTGGGCGAGGTCGGTCGTGGTGACGATGCCGACCGGTTTGCCGTCCTCCGTGACGGGCAACTTCTTCACGCCGTTGTTGCCCATCCGGTCGCCCGCGTTCTCCACGGTGTCGTCGGGGCGGATGGTGACCACGGGCTCGGACATCAACTGGCCGACGGTGGTCGCAGCGGGATCTTTCCCCTGCCCGATCGACTTGACGACGTCGTACTCCGTGATGATCCCCTGGATGGGATCCTCACCGATGACGAGCGACCCGACCCCCTCCTCCGCGAAGACGCGCGCTACCTCCTCGACGGTCTCGTCTTCCGTGACCGTCTCGACCGGCGCGCTCATGATCTCGCTGACTGGCGTTTCGTCTGCCATACTGTACGTGAACGGAGACACGCCGAACGCTTAAACGTAGCCCTCGGTGCCGGGTTGAGAGACGGCGCCGACCCGGTTAGAGCCGGCACAGCTGGCGACCGCTCGCCGGCACCACGGCTCTCACCGGTTCAGGCGCTCGCGCATCTCCTCCATCCGCTCCCGGAGCTGCTCGAAGCCCTCGAAGGGCGTGCCGTCGGTTTGCTCCTGCAGTTTCTTCAGCTGGGCTTCGGTCTGTTCGAGGTAGGAGAGCGTCTGCTCTTCGAGGTCCTCGTGGGCCGACCGGAGCTGGTCGATCTGCTGGTCGACCGACTCGACGTAGGACTCGGTGGCCGCCTCGGCGTTCTCGAGGCCGGATTCGGTCACCTCGATGGCCTGTTCGCTGGCCTGATCTGTCGCCTCCTCGGCGGCGTCGAACTGCTCGTCGACGGCCTCGCGGACCTGATCGAAGTTCGCCTCGCCCTCGGGCACCATGCCCTCGATGGCGTCCAGGCTGTTGTGGATGGCCTGCCGGGTCATCTCGGAGCTGCGCTCCGAGGCCTCGGCGGTCCCCTCGACGCCGCTCAGCATCGCCTCGTTGAGCCGGCCCTGGAACTCGACGGCCTGCTCCATGGCCTGCTGACTCCGTTCGAGTGCCTGTCGCTGCAGTTCGAAGGCCTGACTGATCGGATTGTCCTCGTTTGCCATGGCTGAAGGTTCTGCGCCCAGCCGTTTCAAGGTAGTGGGGCGACAGGTTCGGCGTCGCGCAGATCGACTCGAAAGAACGGGCCGGGCTGGCTCAGGAAAGCGGCCCGCCGTGGGACGCGAGCAGCGTGGCCTGCATCGAGCGCAACTCAGACTGGAGCGCCGCGAGCTGTGATCGGAACTCCTCGACCCGTTCTCCGTGCCCCACTGCTTCGTCCGACCGCTCGACGTACTCGCGCAGGCGGGCCTCGAGGGCTTCGTGTTTGTCGAGCAACGCGCTGATGCGCCTGTTGAGCGCGAGCAACACCGCACGCAGGCCACTCTCGTACCGATCGAACCCGGCCCTGGCGACGTCGACGAGTTCGTCGCCGACCGTCGCGTTCGCCGCCGCGACCGAATCGAGCGGGTGGTCGACGATCCGACCGGCCGGCCCCGAGTCGTCGTCGTCCGACGGTGACGTCCCGATAGCGTCGTCGAGCCACGCCGCACCGCTCCGGACGGCGTCCGCGAACAGTTCGACGGCCGCGCCCTCCGTCGCCACCGCGGCCTCGAGCCCTGCCGTCACCGCGTCGTCGACCCGCCGCTGGCAAACGAGTCCGTTCCAGACCGCCATCCGTCCCTCGCGGACGGCGTCCCGCTGGAGACCGAAGACCCGATCCATCGCGTCGGTCTCGTGATGTGCCATACCGTGGCACAGTGGTTCGACACGGATATACCCTCGTTTCGAAACGGGGGGCGAGTCAGCCGTAGTGGGGTCCGTCGTGGTCGGTGCCGCCGAAGTCGGGGTCGTAGACGGCCTCGTCCTCGGTGCCGAGGACGTCCACCTCGGCGAGCAGCCCCTTCCGGGCGACCCGGGAGAGCGCGTGGTCGACGAGCTTGATCCGCTCGGGAACCGGCGTGTCCATCTCGCCGATCATACAGCTTCCCGGCGGGACCTTCATCGTCTGGATGTTCTTGTCGGCGTACGCGCTCAGGTCCTCGTCCTCGGGGAGGCCACCGTCACGGTAGGCCTCGCTCCAGACGTTCCCGATGGGGTGGAAGTTGCTGGAGAGGTTCGGGCCCCCGTCGACGAGGAACACCCGGACGCGTTCGCCCTGCTGGACCTCGACGGGGCCGTAGCGGGCGGCCGCCCAGGCGTACTTCTCCCCGTTCAGGAGGACGTACGTGGGCTGCTCGGCGGCCATGGCCTCGAAGTCGAAGCCGTGGTGGCCCTCCTGGCCGGTGTCCTTGTCGGTGTACAGCTCGTGCTGGCCGAGGTACAGCTCCCGGTCGACCTCGGGGAGCCCCTGTTTCGGCTCGACCACGATCATCCCGAACATCCCGGCGCTGATGTGGTAGTCGAGGTTCGGGACGGCGCAGTGGTAGATGAACGCGCCGGGGTAATTGGCCTGGAACCGCATCGAGTTCTCGCTACCCGGGGAGGCCGTCGTCGCCACCGCCCCGCCGCCGGTCCCGTAGACCGCGTGGAAGTCGACGTTGTGGGGCATGGCGTTCTCGGGCGCGTTCTCCATGGTGAACTCGACCGTGTCACCCTGCCGGACCCGGATCATCGGTCCGGGGATCTGCCCGTCGAAGGTCATGTAGTCGAACGTGACCCCCGGCTCGATCTCCGCCGTGACCTCCTCGACTGTCAGCGTCACCTCGTGGGTCCGGGGGGACGACCAGTCGACGGGGTCCGGCAGGTCCGTCGGATCCGCGGCCACCCGGTCGGCGTCCGTCTCGGCGGGGCCGTCGGACTGCTGGGTCAGCGTGTTATTCTCCGTCTCGGTCACCGCCGGCGCCTCGTTCCCGGCACAGCCGGCGACGGTCGCCGCCGCGCCGCTGATCCCGAGCGCCTGCAGCCACTTTCGCCGCGTTGAATCGAACATTGGGAGTCACCTTACAGATGTGAGTAGCGGGTGACAGGGGATAAACAGGGAACCGCGTTCTTGGCCCGTGAGAAGCTTTCTCGGGGCGTTAGAACATCGTCGAGGATCGCCGAACCGGTTCGGATACCTTATAAGCAAAACATGAACGGGTAGACCAGCGCGACCCGATCACCGTCGGCCAGCCGGGTGTCGAGCCCGTCCAGCGACTCGTTGAAGCGACCGTTGACCATCACGCGAGCGTACGCGCGAGTCTGCTCACCTTCCGGGTTCGCGTTCCACTTCCCGGGGAGGTCCTCCTCGACCGGGGCCCAGCCACGAGTCGTCGCCTCGGCCTCCGTCTCGGCGATGAGCATGTCCGCGACGTCGTACTCGTCGAAGAAGGCCGCGAGGAACTCCCGGAGGGTGTTCCCGGCGAAGGCGAACTCGAACCGCGGCTCGCCCACCGCCGTCCGGACGTGGCCGGTACACTTGACGGTCACCGTCGTCTCCGCGGCGTCGGCGTCCGGGCCCTGCTCGGTCGCTGTTCCTGGCATGGAACGGGATAACGGCTCCCCCAACCAAAGCCCCATCCCGAACTTGTTCGGTCGGTACGACTGCCCCCATCGTTCGAGAACATGTTCGGGACATCGGGTTTGGCGGGCGGGCGAGTAGCCAGAGATACCATGAGCGTCTCACACGACGACGTCGAGCCCGTGACGGAGACGGCCCACGACAACTCCTGGTCGGCGAACCTGGAGAAGCCCCACCACGCCGAGGACCGGGAGCTCGTGCTCGCCCACGCCCGCGACGCCGTCGACCACACCGTCCCCGGCAACCACGTCAACCTCGTCACCCACGGGGACCACGGCCACCCTGAGACGTACCTCTTCGGCGAACTCGACGCCGCGTACGGGGACGAAGTCGAATACGAGTACGTCGAACAGTGCGGCTGTGGCGGTCACGTCACCCGCGTCCACGTCCAGGACTGAGCGGCCGAGCGCAGACCCACGGATTCTCGCCCGCTGGGAATCCTGCCCGTCGTTACGACCCCGCCACCCACATCGAGTCACATGAACCGCGACCTCGACACGAGCCGACGGCCGATGGTGTTGATCTGGGAGGTGACGCAGGCCTGCGAACTGGCCTGCGAGCACTGCCGCGCCGACGCCCAGTCGGCGCGTCACCCCGACGAACTCACGACCGAGGAGGGGAAAGCCGTCCTCGACTCGGCCCGCGAGTTCGCCGACAATCAGCTCGTCGTCCTCTCGGGCGGCGACCCCTGCAAGCGCCCGGACCTCACCGAACTCGTGCGCTACGGGGACGAGATCGGGTTGAGCATGTCGCTGACCCCCAGCGGCACCGACGAGTTGACCGGCGACGTCCTCGAAGATCTCTCAGACGCCGGCCTCCGGCGGATGGCCCTCAGCCTCGACGGCGGCGATGCCGCGGCGCACGACGCCTTCCGCGGTGAGGCAGGCAGTTTCGACGAGACGGTTCGGGCGGCCGAACACGCGAAAGCGGCCGGCCTCCCGCTGCAGATCAACACGACGGTCTGTGCACAGACGGTCGATCAGCTCCCGGCGATCAGGGATCGGGTCCGGGAGTTCGGCGCCGTCCTCTGGAGCGTCTTCTTCCTCGTCCCGGTCGGTCGCGGTCGGTTGCTCGACCCGATTGCCCCCGAGCGGGCCGACGCGGTCATGGAGTGGCTGGCCGAGACGGCCGACGAGGAACCATTCGGCGTCAAGACGACCGAGGCACCCCACTACCGGCGCGTGAAGTTACAGCGCCGTGAGGGCGACGCCGAGGACCGGGGGCTCCGCCGCCGCGGCGGGATCGTCGCAGGCGACGGCTTCGCGTTCGTGAGCCACACCGGCGAGATCTACCCGTCGGGCTTCCTGCCCGAGGCCGCCGGCACCGTCCCGGCGGACGACCTGGTCGACGTCTACCGGAACTCGGACCTGTTCACCGCGCTCCGGGACCGCGACGCGCTCTCCGGGAAGTGCGGGGCCTGTGAGTTCCGGCACGTCTGCGGCGGCAGCCGGTCCCGGGCGTACGCGACGACGGGCGATCCGCTGGCGAGCGACCCGCTCTGTCCGCACGTCCCCGAGGGATTCGACGCCGCGGGCGATTAGACCGACCGCTCCGCGACCGGGCCGATGACTTTCTCCTGGGCCGCCGCCAGGTGTTCCGAGAGCGTCGACGCCGAGATGTCGAGTTCGGCCGCGACTTCCTCGGCGTTGGCGCCCTTCGGGTAGTCGAAGTAGCCCATCTCGTAGGCCAGTGCCAGCACCTCGCGCTGGCGACCGGTGAGCCGGCCGGTGTCGACGGAGACGAACCCGTCGCCGACGAGTTCGCCCGACTGCCGCAGGTTCCGGACCGTCACGTCTTCGAACCGCTCGCGCGCGGCCGCGACGATGTCGCGAACCCGGTCGGTGTCGGGGGCGTAGAACACCATGTAGAGCGTTCCGTCGACCGCGTGGACGTCGCTGACCGGGCAGCCGAACCCCTCCACGAGGTCGGCGAGGCAGGCCTCGGCGTCGCACTGGCAGCGGTACCGCACGCCTTCCTCGGTCCGGAACACCGGATCGCCCTCGACGCCCGTATCCGGGGCGTCGGCCTGGACCGTGAACTCAGTGTTCGTGTCGTCCTGTGACCCGCAACTGGTTCGGGCGACCGAGGCGACTCGCGCGCCGCTGTCTGCGGAGGCGGTCGCGAGCGGACACTCGTCCGGCCGGGTGATCGCGAGCGTCACCCGCACGCCCGCCGGGATCGGGTCGGAGTCGACCGTGTTCATACCTGTGAGTTCGCCGGGAACTCCCAAAACGCCCTGGCGCGATTCCCAGGGCGTAAGAACGGTCAGTTCGCCTCTGGGAGCAACGCTCCGTCCAGTTCCGCCACGAACTCCTTGACGACGGTCTCCTCGGCGCGGTGGAGCGTCTCGCTGACGGTCGATTTCGCCATCCCGAGGTGGTCGGCCAGCTCCGTCAGCGAGGACTCACGCGGGGTGTCGTAGTAGCCCTGCTGGACCGCGGCGACGATCAGGTCGCGCTGGCGGTCGGTCAGCAGTTGTTCGGTCGCGTCCACAGTCCGGCGGACGTACTCCACGTCGAAGGACATCCCGAACTGCTCGAGCTGGGTCCCGAACTTCGACAGCCGGTCCTGCGAGGCGGTCACCTCGACGGTCGCGCGGCCGTCCTGGATCTCGACAGGCGGTTCCAGCGGGACTCCCGACTCCCTGACCGAGAACAACAGCAGTGGCTCGGTGGTCTCGAACTGGATCAGCGTCCGGTCGTCGGACTCGCCGAGTAACTCGAGCGAAAGGATCGACTCCCGCTCCTCGATGCGCTTGACCACGGCCGGGATGTCGGGCCCGCTGAGTTCGACCAGACCGACGCCCGTGTCATCGGTGGGCAGGGCCGCCAGCACTCGGAACTCGACGTCGGGGAACTCAGTCGAGATCTCCCCGATCCAGGCCGCCTGCGGCAACCGTACACTCAGTTTGGCTCGTGGCATCTCTCTGTACCAGGTGGTTCGGGGCCGTCGGTCCAGTACGTGTCTCCGAACATGTTCGGCCAACAGTCCGAACCGGTTCGGGATAAGGGTTGGGACCGGTCGGATCGTATCGTCCCCTATGGGAGTCGAGACCACTGAGCTGGCCGACAGAGCGGTCGAGGCGACCGGTGCGCCGGCGGACGCGCCGCGGGATCGGCTCGACGCGCGGGACCTCGGGCCGCCAAAGCCCCTGAAGAACACGCTGGAGAGACTGACGGAACTCGACGACGATACCGTGCTCGTCCAGCTGAACGATCGCGCGCCCCAGCACCTCTACCCGAAACTCGACGATCGAGGGTACGAGTACGGCACGGCCGAGTACGACGCGGCCGTGGTGACGACGATCTGGACCCCGTAGATGCCCGCGAGCACGTCAGAGTCGACCGAAGCCGACGAACCGGGCGCGCCGGACGTCGAGACGGCGATCTCGCGGATCGAGGACCGCGCCGCCACAGTCCGGGACCGTCAGGTCCGCAGCGCGCTGGCGACCCTGGACGCGCGCGGCGACCTCGATCAGGAAACGCGGGCGGCTGTCGAGAGGGTGGCCGACCGGCTCACCGAGCGATTACTCGCGACGCCGAAAGAAGGGCTGCGGGCCGCGGCCTCGGACCGGGACGCCGCGGCGGTCGCGATCGAGCTGTTCGGCGACTAGTCCTCGACCCGCTGGGAGAGGACGAGGAGCGCTTCACTGTCCTCGACCGCCTCCGGCGACACCTCGCGACGCCCGTCGAACCGGATCACGTCGTCCGGTTCCAGCCGGTGAGTCTCATCGTCCAGGTCGAGATCTACAGTTCCCGAGAGCAGGTGCAGGACGACCGTCCGCTCGGGGTGGCGGTGCGGGTCGACGCGCTCGCCGGCGTCGAGCGACAGCCGGATCACCAGCGGCTCGTCGAACAGTTTCGCGTGCGGTGCCGCGGTCAGGTCGGACAGCGAGATGGTCTCTGCCATCACTGCTTGGGGAACTCGGCGACGAACTTCTCGGGGCCCTCGCGGCGGACCTCGTAGTTCTCGGCGTCGAAGTCCTCTACCTCGGCCTCCATCTCGTAGTACAGTGGCTTCGGGTCGTGGTCGTTGATCAGGCGCAGGGTGTCGCCGTCGTCCATCTCGGCGAAGGTGTCCATGATCTTCGGGTGCCGGTCCTTGGGCTCGATCTCGCGGACGTCGATCTCTGGCATACACCGAGTGTACGCCGTCCGTCCTCTTCCCCTTGTTCCGAATATGTTCGGCTCACGGTTCGAACGTTCCCTGCTGGAGGCCGCGGCGGACGGGTTCGTGCTCGGCGTCGGTCGGCGGCGGCGCGGTCACGAGGACCGCCTCCAGGCGCTCGTCGTCGTCGGCTCTGACGCCGCGATCGCGGCCGGCCGGCACGCTGACGACGGAGCCGGGTTCGACGGCGTGGTCGGTGTCGCCGTCCCGGACGATCCCGGTGCCAGACTGGACGACGACGGTCACGTCGCTGTCTGGCGCGTGGACGGGGATGAACTGCCCGGGCTCGAAGTACCCGCAGACGACCTTCGAGTGCTCGGTTCGGAAGACCCCCTGCGCGCTGAACTGCTCGTCGTCGTAGGCCCGCTCGTCGTCGACGTGGGTGGCTGGCATGTCCGATCCTACCGCCCGGCGCGTCCTGCCGGTTGTCCCGAACCGGTTCGGGGGCGGGACTTTTCTGGCGGCCGTGCGAGGGGTCTGATATGTCGACGGCGAGCGCGACCGTCTCGAAGTGGACCCGGCGGTTCGTCGCGGCCGGAGCCTGCTTTCTGGTCCTCTGGGGCCTCGCCGCCGTCGCCGGGCTCCCGCGCCGGACGGAGG
Above is a genomic segment from Halorientalis sp. LT38 containing:
- a CDS encoding SDR family oxidoreductase; protein product: MLDTPDLSGQTAFITGTTRGIGKALALELAAAGCNIVSTGKTVDDSDSDLEGTIHKTAEECAEKGVDTHAVQLDVRDEDAVEAAVEEAIDEMGEINIVINNASAIQMANVESMPANRYDLMNEVNVRGTYLVSRAFIDHLKGVEEDAWILTNAPPVKVDRSPGKAAYSWSKMGMSFITLSLARELGSEDIGCNSFWPVTAIDTRATRYFGMGTEDDWRTPQIVADTVLEILSRDPAEFTGEAVYDEDLLREAGVTDFSGYNLTEGDPAPLSAQMFDPDYERSA
- a CDS encoding DUF7576 family protein, whose amino-acid sequence is MVDPTSDIGDDVSADDAPVCETCGEAVVDEPNHRVITWIEDDGVQSAHFCDDRCRQDWDGE
- a CDS encoding cyclic nucleotide-binding/CBS domain-containing protein — encoded protein: MADETPVSEIMSAPVETVTEDETVEEVARVFAEEGVGSLVIGEDPIQGIITEYDVVKSIGQGKDPAATTVGQLMSEPVVTIRPDDTVENAGDRMGNNGVKKLPVTEDGKPVGIVTTTDLAHFLPHHRLEMASQPETDVPDGEFE
- the nirK gene encoding copper-containing nitrite reductase encodes the protein MFDSTRRKWLQALGISGAAATVAGCAGNEAPAVTETENNTLTQQSDGPAETDADRVAADPTDLPDPVDWSSPRTHEVTLTVEEVTAEIEPGVTFDYMTFDGQIPGPMIRVRQGDTVEFTMENAPENAMPHNVDFHAVYGTGGGAVATTASPGSENSMRFQANYPGAFIYHCAVPNLDYHISAGMFGMIVVEPKQGLPEVDRELYLGQHELYTDKDTGQEGHHGFDFEAMAAEQPTYVLLNGEKYAWAAARYGPVEVQQGERVRVFLVDGGPNLSSNFHPIGNVWSEAYRDGGLPEDEDLSAYADKNIQTMKVPPGSCMIGEMDTPVPERIKLVDHALSRVARKGLLAEVDVLGTEDEAVYDPDFGGTDHDGPHYG
- a CDS encoding MoaD/ThiS family protein, with protein sequence MPGTATEQGPDADAAETTVTVKCTGHVRTAVGEPRFEFAFAGNTLREFLAAFFDEYDVADMLIAETEAEATTRGWAPVEEDLPGKWNANPEGEQTRAYARVMVNGRFNESLDGLDTRLADGDRVALVYPFMFCL
- a CDS encoding CGCGG family rSAM-modified RiPP protein; translation: MSVSHDDVEPVTETAHDNSWSANLEKPHHAEDRELVLAHARDAVDHTVPGNHVNLVTHGDHGHPETYLFGELDAAYGDEVEYEYVEQCGCGGHVTRVHVQD
- a CDS encoding TIGR04053 family radical SAM/SPASM domain-containing protein, whose translation is MNRDLDTSRRPMVLIWEVTQACELACEHCRADAQSARHPDELTTEEGKAVLDSAREFADNQLVVLSGGDPCKRPDLTELVRYGDEIGLSMSLTPSGTDELTGDVLEDLSDAGLRRMALSLDGGDAAAHDAFRGEAGSFDETVRAAEHAKAAGLPLQINTTVCAQTVDQLPAIRDRVREFGAVLWSVFFLVPVGRGRLLDPIAPERADAVMEWLAETADEEPFGVKTTEAPHYRRVKLQRREGDAEDRGLRRRGGIVAGDGFAFVSHTGEIYPSGFLPEAAGTVPADDLVDVYRNSDLFTALRDRDALSGKCGACEFRHVCGGSRSRAYATTGDPLASDPLCPHVPEGFDAAGD
- a CDS encoding helix-turn-helix domain-containing protein, which codes for MNTVDSDPIPAGVRVTLAITRPDECPLATASADSGARVASVARTSCGSQDDTNTEFTVQADAPDTGVEGDPVFRTEEGVRYRCQCDAEACLADLVEGFGCPVSDVHAVDGTLYMVFYAPDTDRVRDIVAAARERFEDVTVRNLRQSGELVGDGFVSVDTGRLTGRQREVLALAYEMGYFDYPKGANAEEVAAELDISASTLSEHLAAAQEKVIGPVAERSV
- a CDS encoding helix-turn-helix domain-containing protein; translation: MPRAKLSVRLPQAAWIGEISTEFPDVEFRVLAALPTDDTGVGLVELSGPDIPAVVKRIEERESILSLELLGESDDRTLIQFETTEPLLLFSVRESGVPLEPPVEIQDGRATVEVTASQDRLSKFGTQLEQFGMSFDVEYVRRTVDATEQLLTDRQRDLIVAAVQQGYYDTPRESSLTELADHLGMAKSTVSETLHRAEETVVKEFVAELDGALLPEAN
- a CDS encoding DUF2249 domain-containing protein, producing the protein MGVETTELADRAVEATGAPADAPRDRLDARDLGPPKPLKNTLERLTELDDDTVLVQLNDRAPQHLYPKLDDRGYEYGTAEYDAAVVTTIWTP
- a CDS encoding cupin domain-containing protein: MAETISLSDLTAAPHAKLFDEPLVIRLSLDAGERVDPHRHPERTVVLHLLSGTVDLDLDDETHRLEPDDVIRFDGRREVSPEAVEDSEALLVLSQRVED
- a CDS encoding DUF2249 domain-containing protein, translating into MPEIDVREIEPKDRHPKIMDTFAEMDDGDTLRLINDHDPKPLYYEMEAEVEDFDAENYEVRREGPEKFVAEFPKQ
- a CDS encoding cupin domain-containing protein codes for the protein MPATHVDDERAYDDEQFSAQGVFRTEHSKVVCGYFEPGQFIPVHAPDSDVTVVVQSGTGIVRDGDTDHAVEPGSVVSVPAGRDRGVRADDDERLEAVLVTAPPPTDAEHEPVRRGLQQGTFEP